The Anoplolepis gracilipes chromosome 14, ASM4749672v1, whole genome shotgun sequence genome includes a window with the following:
- the LOC140673583 gene encoding beta-1,3-galactosyltransferase 5 isoform X1: MVSKFGFLLLFGCIGCVLLFFIFVERNLRQTPRTNLHFQTAYEMINRSSGDIRILIESSCNATFLIWIITSYAGDPSARSALRRAYMDQELQTLGIERVFLLGKLNDDAEKRTHVSQGALLDESRRFNDILQGDFLDTYRNLTYKHLMGLRWAMNNCKHVKYIMKMDDDIVVNIYGILKMLRSGIIEKDSLAGYIMKNLVPVREPANKWYVSKMEYADNIYPDFVSGWLYITNSQVANQLINYAESSHIYFWIDDVFVTGILRKGVNVKIQDIGKIYTTDYRYLECCIKGKINLLKCEFLIGPNGGDTELQVKFKEFAKFCHTNCSIRAENNLVGKTCVVAYKERYLHKGAFQINSIKIL, encoded by the coding sequence ATGGTTTCCAAGTTCGgatttttattgttgtttGGTTGTATAGGATGTGTcttgttatttttcatattcgtGGAGAGAAATTTACGACAGACTCCGAGAACGAATTTACACTTTCAAACGGCATACGAGATGATCAACAGATCATCAGGAGATATTAGAATTCTAATCGAATCATCATGCAATGCTACTTTTTTGATATGGATTATCACATCTTATGCGGGTGATCCCTCAGCTAGAAGCGCTTTACGACGAGCATATATGGATCAGGAATTACAAACTTTAGGGATTGAAAGAGTATTTTTACTTGGTAAATTAAATGATGATGCTGAGAAGAGAACGCATGTATCACAGGGAGCATTATTGGATGAGTCGCGACGGTTCAATGACATACTTCAGGGAGATTTCCTGGATACTTATAGAAATTTAACTTACAAACATCTGATGGGTCTTCGGTGGGCAATGAATAACTGCAAACACGTTAAATACATTATGAAGATGGACGACGATAtagttgtaaatatatatggcatattaaaaatgttacgtTCAGGTATAATAGAGAAAGATTCCTTAGCTGGTTACATCATGAAAAATCTGGTCCCTGTTCGAGAGCCAGCCAATAAATGGTATGTAAGCAAAATGGAATATGCAGATAATATTTATCCTGATTTTGTTTCTGGTTGGCTGTACATTACAAATTCACAAGTGGCAAATCAATTGATCAATTATGCTGAATCTTCCCATATATACTTTTGGATAGATGATGTATTTGTGACTGGTATTTTGAGAAAAGGTGTAAATGTTAAGATTCAAGACAtaggtaaaatatatacgacaGATTATAGATATTTGGAATGTtgtataaaaggaaaaataaatctgCTGAAATGTGAATTTCTAATTGGTCCTAACGGGGGCGACACAGAGTTGCAAGTGAAATTCAAAGAATTTGCAAAGTTTTGTCATACAAACTGTTCCATTCGCGCCGAAAATAATCTTGTTGGCAAAACCTGTGTAGTTGCATATAAAGAACGATATCTACATAAAGGTGCTTTccaaataaattctattaaaattttatag
- the LOC140673583 gene encoding beta-1,3-galactosyltransferase 5 isoform X2 — MINRSSGDIRILIESSCNATFLIWIITSYAGDPSARSALRRAYMDQELQTLGIERVFLLGKLNDDAEKRTHVSQGALLDESRRFNDILQGDFLDTYRNLTYKHLMGLRWAMNNCKHVKYIMKMDDDIVVNIYGILKMLRSGIIEKDSLAGYIMKNLVPVREPANKWYVSKMEYADNIYPDFVSGWLYITNSQVANQLINYAESSHIYFWIDDVFVTGILRKGVNVKIQDIGKIYTTDYRYLECCIKGKINLLKCEFLIGPNGGDTELQVKFKEFAKFCHTNCSIRAENNLVGKTCVVAYKERYLHKGAFQINSIKIL; from the coding sequence ATGATCAACAGATCATCAGGAGATATTAGAATTCTAATCGAATCATCATGCAATGCTACTTTTTTGATATGGATTATCACATCTTATGCGGGTGATCCCTCAGCTAGAAGCGCTTTACGACGAGCATATATGGATCAGGAATTACAAACTTTAGGGATTGAAAGAGTATTTTTACTTGGTAAATTAAATGATGATGCTGAGAAGAGAACGCATGTATCACAGGGAGCATTATTGGATGAGTCGCGACGGTTCAATGACATACTTCAGGGAGATTTCCTGGATACTTATAGAAATTTAACTTACAAACATCTGATGGGTCTTCGGTGGGCAATGAATAACTGCAAACACGTTAAATACATTATGAAGATGGACGACGATAtagttgtaaatatatatggcatattaaaaatgttacgtTCAGGTATAATAGAGAAAGATTCCTTAGCTGGTTACATCATGAAAAATCTGGTCCCTGTTCGAGAGCCAGCCAATAAATGGTATGTAAGCAAAATGGAATATGCAGATAATATTTATCCTGATTTTGTTTCTGGTTGGCTGTACATTACAAATTCACAAGTGGCAAATCAATTGATCAATTATGCTGAATCTTCCCATATATACTTTTGGATAGATGATGTATTTGTGACTGGTATTTTGAGAAAAGGTGTAAATGTTAAGATTCAAGACAtaggtaaaatatatacgacaGATTATAGATATTTGGAATGTtgtataaaaggaaaaataaatctgCTGAAATGTGAATTTCTAATTGGTCCTAACGGGGGCGACACAGAGTTGCAAGTGAAATTCAAAGAATTTGCAAAGTTTTGTCATACAAACTGTTCCATTCGCGCCGAAAATAATCTTGTTGGCAAAACCTGTGTAGTTGCATATAAAGAACGATATCTACATAAAGGTGCTTTccaaataaattctattaaaattttatag
- the Angel gene encoding protein angel translates to MQKHRMNVFLSRRFKIFYMVEQIWQRLSLENLPLNPFPETLVSDYLDLAISMDNSAPHQKRTNAKMESYLGTCYNQNNTTTMCDVPFHTTSSNLVYCQPGAFTDVTHSVKANVCAADTMHGNYIDKERYKIMRKWKRIGKNRLTSNIEDSFILKLLSFNILAQNLLEDHSYLYQDHNKKALSWKIRKPLVIQEIREADANVICLQEMQEDHLLDFVAPFKQIGYEYLYKKRTNDKRDGLLLLYRSNQFVLLDYAKVELYQAGVELLNRDNVGIIAKLSLRDSPETQVVIATTHLLYNPRRNDVRLAQTQLLLAEIERIAFVENTITGPKYLPIILTGDFNLEPFTGVYKFLTEGSFEYYNKGRNLESSQYNSLSNCLIPSRLCITDNCQHFNILTQRLRREGTGKIMLENSELPIQKRDGNMTTSCNVNVLQQNSVNINTSCTQIIEIVKGYSVRFSSGTLTHPFNMRSVYRHTSGHGEKEATTHQDDWITVDYIFYSNIQPVEKYVLPTVSQCTALPNIPNFVVGSDHLCIGATFQLPKKKSVL, encoded by the exons atgcAAAAGCATCGAATGAATGTATTTTTGTCAAGAAGATTTAAG attttttacatGGTAGAACAAATTTGGCAACGATTGTCCCTAGAAAATCTACCTCTGAATCCATTTCCGGAAACTTTAGTTTCCGATTATCTCGACCTCGCCATTTCTATGGATAATTCTGCGCCTCATCAAAAGCGTACAAATGCCAAGATGGAATCTTATCTTGGCACATGTTACAACCAAAATAATACCACCACAATGTGCGATGTGCCATTTCACACAACTTCAAGTAATTTAGTTTATTGTCAACCTGGAGCATTTACAGATGTAACGCACAGCGTTAAAGCTAATGTATGTGCGGCAGATACAATGCatggaaattatattgataaagaaagatataagatTATGAGGAAGTGGAAACGAATTGGAAAAA ataGATTGACTAGCAATATAGAAGATTCTTTTATCCTgaaacttttatcttttaatattcttgcGCAAAACTTATTAGAAGATCACTCCTATTTGTATCAGGACCATAACAAGAAAGCTTTGAGttggaaaattcgaaaacCTCTGGTGATACAGGAGATACGTGAAGCAGATGCAAAT GTAATATGCCTTCAGGAAATGCAGGAGGATCATCTATTAGATTTTGTAGCTCCATTCAAACAAATTGGTTatgaatatctatataaaaaaagaactaaTGATAAAAGGGATGGTTTGCTCTTGCTATATCGCTCCAATCAGTTCGTTTTACTAGATTATGCGAAGGTGGAATTATATCAAGCCGGCGTCGAGCTTTTAAATAGAGACAATGTTGGAATAATTGCTAAATTGTCCCTTAGAGATAGCCCAGAAACACAAGTCGTGATTGCAACCACTCATTTGTTGTATAATCCGAGACGTAACGACGTACGATTAGCACAGACACAGCTTTTGTTAGCTGAAATAGAACGAATCGCATTTGTTGAAAACACAAT AACGGGCCCGAAATACTTACCGATCATACTGACGGGTGACTTCAATTTGGAACCGTTTACAGGCGTCTACAAGTTTTTAACGGAAGGTTCATTTGAGTATTATAACAAAGGACGAAACTTGGAGTCTTctcaatataattctttatccaACTGTTTGATACCATCACGATTATGCATTACTGATAATTGTCAACATTTTAACATCTTGACTCAAAGATTGCGAAGGGAAGGTACTGGTAAAATCATG TTGGAAAACAGCGAATTGCCTATTCAGAAACGAGACGGGAATATGACTACATCTTGTAATGTAAATGTGCTACAGCAAAACAGTGTCAATATTAATACTAGCTGTACGCAAATCATCGAGATTGTAAAGGGTTATTCCGTGAGATTTTCATCCGGCACTTTAACTCATCCCTTCAACATGCGTAGCGTTTATAGGCATACAAGCGGCCATGGTGAAAAGGAAGCGACAACACATCAGGATGATTGGATTACAGTcgactatatattttacagcaaTATCCAACCTGTAGAGAAGTATGTCCTACCTACAGTAAGCCAATGCACTGCATTACCAAATATACCAAATTTCGTAGTAGGTAGTGATCATTTATGTATAGGTGCCACTTTTCAGTTACCAAAAAAGAAATCTGTGCTTTAa